Proteins encoded together in one Xenopus laevis strain J_2021 chromosome 6L, Xenopus_laevis_v10.1, whole genome shotgun sequence window:
- the rps20.L gene encoding 40S ribosomal protein S20, whose product MAFKDPGKAPVDQEVAIHRIRITLTSRNVKSLEKVCADLIRGAKEKNLKVKGPVRMPTKTLRITTRKTPCGEGSKTWDRFQMRIHKRLIDLHSPSEIVKQITSISIEPGVEVEVTIADA is encoded by the exons ATG GCTTTTAAAGACCCAGGCAAAGCCCCTGTAGACCAGGAAGTGGCCATCCATCGTATCAGGATTACTTTAACAAGTCGTAATGTGAAGTCTCTGGAAAAAG TGTGTGCTGATCTGATCCGTGGTGCCAAAGAGAAGAACCTGAAGGTTAAGGGCCCAGTCCGTATGCCTACCAAG ACTCTTCGTATCACAACCAGAAAAACACCTTGCGGTGAGGGTTCCAAAACCTGGGATCGTTTCCAGATGCGCATCCACAAGCGCCTGATTGACCTGCACAGTCCTTCCGAGATTGTTAAGCAGATCACTTCCATCAGTATCGAACCTGGCGTAGAAGTTGAAGTTACTATTGCTGATGCATAA
- the LOC121394492 gene encoding traf2 and NCK-interacting protein kinase-like yields MLISSGEEESICDDLFPSLEVCNEHGFDKLCPDPTGWIDLEQCVGSGGFGVIHKAWHFKEKKEVAIKVIKDLRDNEEILAELYVLERVSGHDNFPAFYGAFYLRPSISNEEALWIAMTMCAGGSVDALIRSTPNRSLDETWISYICKKVLQGLDYLQELNVIHHDLKGANIMLTSTARVKIIDFGLATIGPISTSNAGTRCWMAPEVHACFTRSVHYNYKVDVWSLGITAIEMAEYNPPHIKLRGAELSERIMNGPAPALKEDIWSNKFQRFLYKCLQKDPAKRPFAKELLLNRFITYNRDEDEVQYSIAEHIHKGAKK; encoded by the exons ATGCTTATATCTAGtggggaagaagaaagcatttgtgatgatctgtttccatcacttgag GTCTGCAATGAACATGGATTTGACAAACTATGCCCg gacCCAACTGGCTGGATAGACCTCGAACAATGTGTTGGATCAGGAGGATTTGGAGTAATCCATAAG gcatggcattttaaggaaaagaaagaagtggCCATAAAAGTGATAAAAGACCTTAgg GATAATGAAGAGATCCTTGCTGAACTGTACGTACTTGAACGCGTTTCTGGCCACGACAACTTCCCTGCCTTTTATGGAGCCTTTTATCTACGGCCCAGCATTTCAAATGAAGAGGCGCTATGG ATTGCTATGACAATGTGTGCTGGTGGCTCCGTAGATGCCTTAATTAGGAGCACGCCCAATAGATCCTTGGATGAGACCTGGATTTCATACATATGCAAGAAAGTTTTACAG ggCCTGGATTACTTACAGGAACTGAACGTGATACATCATGATCTCAAGGGCGCCAATATAATGTTAACTTCTACGGCCCGTGTGAAGATAA ttgattttggcCTTGCCACAATAGGGCCCATCAGTACAAGTAATGCAGGAACCCGCTGTTGGATGGCACCTGAAGTCCATGCATGTTTTACAAGAAGTGTACATTATAACTACaag gtGGATGTGTGGTCTTTAGGAATCACAGCCATAGAAATGGCAGAATACAATCCTC CACACATTAAACTCCGTGGTGCTGAGCTTTCCGAAAGGATTATGAATGGTCCAGCTCCAGCTCTAAAAGAGGATATATg GAGTAATAAATTCCAGAGATTTCTTTATAAATGCCTTCAGAAGGATCCAGCCAAAAGACCATTCGCAAAGGAACTCCTATTAAACCGATTCATCACATATAATCGAGATGAAGACGAGGTGCAATATAGCATAGCGGAGCATATACATAAAG GAGCAAAGAAATAA